Proteins encoded within one genomic window of uncultured Sphingopyxis sp.:
- a CDS encoding aldehyde dehydrogenase family protein, whose protein sequence is MQDASSWTDGLQLAFGADQPRRMLIGGRWLESDSGQSIAVVDPSTASPIASIQRGTAADVDRAVAAARAAFEGGEWPAMNGTARERLMRKLADLIETNSAEFALLEALDGGKPIAAAHQADVLGSVARLRYAAAWAPRLNGQNIEPAVPLDMHCYTRREACGVAGLIVPWNFPLAMAVSKLGDALAAGCTVVLKPSELTSLATLRLGELIGEAGFPDGVVNIVTGYGSEAGQALADHAGVDKISFTGSTRVGKQLVRSAAGNLKRLTLELGGKSPAIVFADADLDLSVRGVLRNFTYNSGQICAAGSRIFVHRAVYEPFLVALADAASAVRVGPATEDFTEMGPLVSEAQRDRVRDYIAGAVESGATVVAGGAMTETEGYFHRPTILADTRPDMAVRREEIFGPVATISPFEGDEFAAVIREANDTDYGLSSYIYTRDLSAAHRTARLIRAGTVRINGAALDHTMPFGGYKQSGWGRENGCEGVLSFTELKTVMIALG, encoded by the coding sequence TTGCAGGACGCTTCCTCCTGGACCGACGGGCTTCAGCTCGCCTTCGGCGCCGACCAGCCCCGACGGATGCTGATCGGGGGAAGATGGCTCGAGAGCGATTCCGGGCAGAGTATCGCAGTCGTCGATCCCTCCACGGCGAGCCCGATCGCCTCGATCCAGCGCGGAACCGCTGCCGATGTCGACCGGGCCGTGGCGGCGGCGCGCGCGGCATTCGAGGGCGGCGAATGGCCTGCGATGAATGGGACGGCACGCGAGCGGCTGATGCGCAAGCTTGCCGATCTCATCGAGACCAACAGCGCCGAATTCGCGTTGCTGGAGGCACTCGATGGCGGAAAACCCATCGCCGCCGCACACCAGGCCGATGTTCTCGGCAGCGTCGCCCGTCTCCGCTATGCCGCGGCGTGGGCGCCGCGCCTGAACGGGCAAAATATCGAACCTGCGGTGCCGCTCGACATGCATTGTTACACACGGCGCGAGGCATGCGGCGTGGCAGGGCTGATCGTTCCCTGGAATTTTCCTCTTGCGATGGCGGTATCGAAGCTCGGCGATGCCCTTGCGGCCGGCTGCACCGTGGTGCTCAAGCCTTCCGAACTGACGTCGCTCGCTACCTTGCGACTGGGCGAGCTGATCGGAGAAGCCGGCTTTCCGGACGGCGTCGTCAATATCGTCACCGGCTACGGCTCCGAAGCGGGACAGGCGCTGGCGGATCATGCCGGGGTGGACAAGATTTCCTTCACGGGTTCGACCCGCGTCGGCAAGCAACTCGTCCGCTCGGCAGCCGGCAATCTGAAGCGGCTGACGCTCGAACTCGGCGGCAAGTCGCCGGCTATAGTTTTCGCCGACGCCGACCTCGACCTTTCGGTACGCGGCGTGCTGCGCAACTTCACTTACAACAGCGGACAGATTTGCGCGGCAGGCTCACGCATATTCGTGCATCGCGCCGTTTATGAGCCTTTTCTTGTCGCGCTGGCTGACGCCGCGTCGGCCGTTCGCGTCGGACCGGCGACGGAGGATTTTACCGAGATGGGACCGCTCGTTTCCGAGGCGCAACGCGACCGCGTCCGCGATTATATCGCCGGCGCGGTCGAAAGCGGCGCCACCGTAGTCGCTGGCGGCGCGATGACAGAAACGGAAGGCTATTTTCACCGCCCGACGATCCTGGCCGATACGCGGCCCGACATGGCGGTCCGGCGCGAAGAGATTTTCGGTCCGGTCGCGACGATATCGCCCTTCGAGGGCGACGAATTCGCGGCCGTTATTCGCGAGGCGAACGACACCGATTACGGATTGTCGTCCTATATCTACACGCGCGACCTCTCGGCCGCCCATCGAACCGCACGGCTCATACGGGCGGGCACCGTACGGATAAACGGAGCGGCACTCGACCACACGATGCCGTTCGGCGGCTACAAACAATCGGGATGGGGGCGCGAAAATGGCTGCGAAGGCGTGCTCTCCTTCACCGAACTCAAGACCGTCATGATCGCGCTCGGGTGA
- a CDS encoding dihydrolipoamide acetyltransferase family protein, with protein sequence MSDIYEFKLPDIGEGTAEAECVGWHVAIGDRVEEDQPLIDVMTDKATVEVTSPVTGVVTERRGEEGEMLRVGSVILVLAIGEAVGEATACDPVEAAQVTDTLAAKTVEPAAERAAGGGGHGRVLTTPAVRRRAKELGVDLSLVRPSGPKGRVRQADLDAYLDGRRVPARALKDDTPAAEPGDPDFDEIPIIGLRRRIAERLQDTKRRIPHFSYIEEVDVGALERLRAEINAEASSGRPRLTLLPFLVRALVRTLPEFPQMNALYDDAAGVVRRYHAAHIGIATQTDAGLVVTVLRNAGARDLPETALEIARLSEAARAGRASRSELGGSTITISSLGPLGGVATTPVINSPEVAILGVNKMVERPVVREGRVEVAKMMNLSASFDHRVVDGWDAALFVQRIKAYLETPARLFMT encoded by the coding sequence ATGAGCGATATCTACGAATTCAAACTTCCCGATATCGGCGAAGGGACCGCCGAAGCCGAGTGCGTCGGATGGCATGTAGCGATCGGCGATCGCGTCGAGGAGGATCAGCCGCTCATCGACGTGATGACCGACAAGGCCACCGTCGAGGTAACATCGCCGGTGACGGGCGTCGTTACCGAGCGCCGGGGCGAGGAAGGCGAAATGCTGCGTGTGGGCAGCGTCATTCTCGTCCTGGCGATCGGGGAAGCCGTCGGGGAGGCGACGGCTTGCGACCCGGTCGAAGCGGCGCAGGTCACCGATACGCTCGCGGCGAAGACGGTCGAACCTGCCGCCGAACGCGCCGCCGGCGGCGGCGGGCACGGCCGCGTCCTCACAACGCCCGCGGTTCGGCGCCGCGCGAAGGAGCTCGGGGTCGATCTGTCGCTCGTCCGGCCGTCGGGGCCCAAGGGACGCGTTCGACAAGCCGACCTCGATGCCTATCTCGATGGCAGGCGGGTACCCGCGCGGGCCTTGAAGGACGATACGCCCGCCGCCGAGCCGGGCGATCCCGATTTCGACGAGATCCCGATCATCGGGCTTCGTCGGCGGATCGCGGAGCGGTTGCAGGATACGAAGCGGCGGATTCCGCATTTCTCCTATATCGAAGAGGTGGATGTCGGCGCCCTCGAACGGCTTCGCGCGGAGATCAACGCCGAGGCGTCTTCCGGCCGTCCGCGTTTGACTCTCCTGCCGTTCCTTGTTCGCGCCTTGGTGCGGACACTTCCCGAATTTCCGCAGATGAATGCGCTCTACGACGACGCAGCCGGCGTCGTGAGGCGCTACCATGCGGCCCATATCGGTATTGCGACCCAAACCGACGCGGGGCTTGTGGTCACTGTCCTGCGCAACGCCGGGGCGCGCGATCTCCCGGAAACCGCGCTCGAGATCGCCCGCCTAAGCGAGGCGGCGCGCGCCGGCCGCGCTAGCCGTAGCGAACTTGGCGGGTCGACGATCACGATCAGCAGTCTGGGTCCGCTCGGCGGCGTGGCCACGACACCGGTCATCAACAGTCCCGAGGTCGCCATCCTCGGGGTCAACAAGATGGTCGAGCGCCCGGTCGTGCGCGAGGGCCGCGTCGAAGTCGCGAAGATGATGAATCTCTCCGCCTCCTTCGACCACCGCGTCGTGGACGGTTGGGACGCGGCGCTGTTCGTTCAGCGTATCAAAGCCTATCTCGAGACGCCCGCACGGCTCTTCATGACATGA
- a CDS encoding TIGR00730 family Rossman fold protein: protein MSGMQRICVFTGSNYGVREDYRIAAAAFGRLLAEEGIGLVYGGAAVGLMGTVADAAMAAGGEVIGVIPQALVEHEVAHPALADLRIVGSMHERKALMAELSDGFVAMPGGIGTFEEIFEIWTWAQLGSHAKPCGLLNIAGYYDKLLEFLEHSVAEAFLKPGHFGMLQIANDPGAMLASLRDYVPAGETKWIARSER, encoded by the coding sequence ATGAGCGGCATGCAGCGGATTTGCGTGTTTACGGGTTCGAATTATGGCGTGCGCGAGGACTATCGCATAGCCGCGGCGGCCTTCGGACGGCTCCTCGCCGAAGAGGGAATCGGCTTGGTTTATGGCGGCGCAGCGGTCGGCCTCATGGGCACGGTCGCCGACGCGGCGATGGCGGCGGGAGGCGAAGTGATCGGCGTCATTCCGCAGGCGTTGGTCGAGCATGAGGTCGCGCATCCGGCTCTCGCCGATCTGCGGATCGTCGGCTCGATGCACGAACGTAAGGCGCTGATGGCCGAGCTTTCCGATGGTTTCGTCGCGATGCCGGGCGGCATCGGAACCTTCGAGGAAATTTTCGAAATCTGGACATGGGCGCAGCTCGGTAGTCACGCAAAGCCCTGCGGCCTCCTCAATATCGCGGGCTATTACGACAAGCTGCTCGAATTCCTCGAACACAGTGTTGCGGAAGCCTTCTTGAAGCCCGGTCATTTCGGCATGTTACAGATCGCCAACGACCCCGGCGCTATGCTCGCCTCCCTGCGCGATTATGTTCCCGCGGGGGAAACAAAGTGGATCGCGCGGTCCGAGCGCTGA
- a CDS encoding SDR family oxidoreductase: protein MQGLLHGRRAIVTGATGGIGSVIARRMTCAGARVVGIDYRTDGDAGFPLVAGDIATREGGHAAISRAIELAGGVDIMVHCAIWMRYGELAEIEQAHFDRLLASAVGGILWSVQAALPTLGRGASIVNLSSVAAFRGARSSLLYGAAKGAVDAMTRHLAAELGPAGIRVNAIAPGFVDTEAARRKVGEARIQERLRSTPLGALARPEAIADAAIFLASDHAAAISGETLIVDGGRNATAFND from the coding sequence GTGCAGGGCCTGTTGCACGGCCGGCGGGCAATCGTCACCGGAGCGACAGGCGGGATCGGCAGCGTGATCGCACGCCGGATGACGTGTGCGGGCGCCCGGGTGGTCGGCATCGACTATCGGACCGACGGAGACGCAGGCTTCCCTCTTGTCGCCGGCGACATCGCGACGCGTGAGGGGGGCCATGCCGCCATCTCGCGCGCGATCGAGCTCGCAGGCGGCGTCGATATCATGGTGCATTGCGCGATCTGGATGCGGTACGGCGAGCTGGCCGAAATCGAGCAGGCGCATTTCGACCGGCTGCTGGCGAGCGCCGTGGGAGGCATATTGTGGAGCGTGCAGGCCGCGCTTCCCACGCTCGGCCGCGGTGCCAGCATCGTCAACCTCTCCTCGGTCGCGGCCTTTCGAGGTGCGCGCTCCAGCCTTCTTTACGGCGCTGCCAAGGGCGCGGTCGATGCGATGACGCGCCATCTTGCCGCCGAACTGGGTCCGGCAGGTATCCGGGTCAACGCGATCGCGCCCGGCTTCGTCGACACTGAAGCAGCCCGGCGCAAGGTGGGCGAGGCGCGAATCCAAGAGCGGCTTCGTTCTACCCCGCTCGGCGCGCTCGCCCGCCCCGAAGCGATTGCCGACGCCGCAATTTTCCTCGCTTCCGATCATGCTGCTGCGATCTCGGGCGAGACGCTGATCGTCGATGGCGGGCGTAACGCGACGGCATTCAACGATTGA
- a CDS encoding LuxR C-terminal-related transcriptional regulator, with translation MEPASARRESRGDGDITDLVLSIGTPGFAEEMLYLLERDIDLASCAVLVFRDKGFVPLVSASNAPIGRGHVRPVTVDTGLTLHIDPSVAYSAPPGSQGYRQILLRSAEDRGDIALGLEATRSFDRDGVAAVASRAKLLLTLSWKHADTLIRQERMAHAITDLDEIDHHIAAAPEQLSPREAQVCARILYGQTTTGIALELGIGNESVMTYRKRAYRRLQIASHRELLCWYLTLRARETLGSPRRQDAASTRLAS, from the coding sequence ATGGAACCGGCAAGCGCTCGCAGGGAATCTCGCGGGGATGGCGACATAACCGATCTCGTCCTTTCGATCGGCACCCCCGGTTTCGCCGAGGAGATGCTGTATCTGCTCGAACGCGACATCGACCTCGCATCCTGCGCGGTGCTCGTCTTTCGTGACAAGGGCTTCGTCCCTCTCGTCTCGGCCTCGAACGCGCCGATCGGCCGCGGCCATGTCCGGCCGGTGACCGTGGATACCGGCCTCACGCTCCATATCGATCCGTCGGTCGCCTATTCCGCGCCTCCGGGCAGCCAAGGCTATCGCCAGATCCTTCTCCGCAGCGCCGAGGACCGCGGGGATATCGCACTCGGCCTGGAAGCCACCCGCAGCTTCGACCGGGACGGAGTGGCGGCTGTCGCGTCGCGCGCGAAGCTGCTCCTGACGCTCAGCTGGAAGCACGCCGACACGCTGATCCGGCAGGAACGCATGGCGCACGCGATCACCGACCTCGACGAAATCGACCATCATATCGCCGCGGCGCCCGAGCAATTGTCACCGCGCGAAGCCCAGGTGTGCGCGCGTATTCTCTACGGACAGACAACGACCGGCATCGCGCTGGAACTCGGCATCGGCAACGAGAGCGTAATGACGTACCGCAAGCGGGCTTACCGGCGTCTCCAGATTGCCAGCCATCGCGAGCTTTTGTGCTGGTACCTCACGCTACGCGCGCGCGAGACGCTCGGCTCGCCGCGCCGGCAGGACGCGGCATCTACGCGCCTGGCATCCTGA
- a CDS encoding acyl-CoA dehydrogenase family protein: MRFTEEQRAFQDSIRRFAEKEIAPIAGRIDEDDEIPRDLIEKFGDMGLLQLWVPEEYGGPGGSLTLVCLAKEEIAKYSLAASTLCANNSIGLILPVLALGTEAQKQKYLTEAARGRLITAIAMTEPQAGSDLTAIATRARRDGDDYVVNGQKTWITWGGMADYILLIAKTADEPTHASLSAFLVDTRTPGFRVGIRERKMGRHGAPSDELLFEDMRIPADCRIGEEGHGFKACMKVLDLNRPTIAASSLGLAQGALDVSQAYVKERRQFGKPVGHFQGVQFRLAEMAMKVAASRALLYECTEALDAGAGDEVTMLASMSKCFVTDRAMEVTADAVQILGGYGYSKDFPVERMMRDAKLNQIIEGTNDIHRMIIGRKLVA; the protein is encoded by the coding sequence ATGCGGTTTACAGAAGAGCAGCGGGCGTTCCAGGACAGCATCCGGCGGTTCGCCGAGAAGGAGATCGCTCCCATCGCGGGCCGGATCGACGAGGACGACGAGATTCCGCGCGATCTGATCGAGAAGTTCGGCGACATGGGGCTGCTTCAGCTCTGGGTTCCCGAGGAATATGGCGGTCCTGGCGGCAGCCTGACGCTCGTGTGTCTCGCGAAAGAAGAGATCGCGAAATATTCGCTCGCCGCCTCGACGCTGTGCGCCAATAATTCGATCGGCCTCATTCTTCCGGTCCTTGCCCTCGGCACCGAGGCCCAGAAGCAAAAATATCTGACCGAGGCAGCCCGTGGGCGCCTGATCACCGCGATCGCGATGACCGAACCGCAGGCCGGATCGGACCTCACCGCCATCGCCACCCGGGCGCGGCGCGACGGCGACGACTATGTCGTCAATGGCCAGAAGACATGGATCACCTGGGGCGGTATGGCCGATTACATCCTGCTTATCGCGAAGACCGCCGACGAACCGACGCACGCCAGCCTCAGCGCCTTCCTCGTCGATACCCGCACGCCGGGCTTCCGCGTCGGGATTCGCGAGCGCAAGATGGGACGGCACGGTGCCCCCAGCGACGAGCTGCTTTTCGAGGACATGCGTATCCCCGCCGACTGCCGGATCGGGGAAGAAGGCCATGGCTTCAAGGCGTGCATGAAGGTTCTCGACCTCAACCGGCCGACGATTGCCGCCTCCTCGCTCGGACTTGCGCAGGGCGCCCTCGACGTTTCGCAAGCCTATGTGAAGGAACGCCGGCAATTCGGAAAGCCGGTCGGGCATTTCCAGGGGGTTCAGTTCCGTCTCGCGGAGATGGCGATGAAGGTCGCGGCGTCGCGGGCACTGCTCTACGAATGCACCGAGGCGCTCGATGCGGGCGCCGGTGACGAGGTGACCATGCTCGCCTCGATGAGCAAATGCTTCGTCACCGACCGGGCGATGGAAGTCACTGCCGATGCGGTGCAGATATTGGGCGGCTACGGCTATTCGAAAGATTTCCCCGTCGAGCGCATGATGCGCGATGCGAAGCTCAACCAGATCATCGAGGGGACGAACGACATCCACCGCATGATCATCGGCCGCAAGCTGGTAGCCTGA
- a CDS encoding 3-methyl-2-oxobutanoate dehydrogenase (2-methylpropanoyl-transferring) subunit alpha — MHLPNDRRLTLHVPEPRGRPGDTPDFSHIALDPAGAVERPPVDVAAGTVAPLAHRLICVLAADGRAVGEWNPGLAPDRLVAGLRAMMLTRAYDERMVRMQRQGKTSFYMKCTGEEAVAVAAAMALDGDDMCFPTYRQQGLLIARDWPLRDMMNQVYSNSGDRLKGRQMPVFYSSRKAGFFSISGNLGTQYSQAVGWAMGSAASGDHRIAAAWIGDGATAEGDFHYALTFASVYRAPVILNIVNNQWAISSFVGIAGGDETTMAARGLGYGLPALRVDGNDFLAVYAATRWAAERARTNLGATVIELVTYRADAHSTSDDPARYRPRHEGAAWPLGDPVERLKAHLLIEGLWDEARHAALAAEVDEVVKREGKAAEALGTLGQGPGLDPATMFDDVYRDMPAHLVRQRAQLGL, encoded by the coding sequence ATGCATCTGCCGAACGACCGACGTTTGACGCTCCATGTTCCCGAGCCGCGCGGACGGCCCGGGGATACGCCGGACTTCAGCCATATCGCGCTCGACCCGGCCGGTGCTGTCGAGCGACCTCCGGTCGACGTCGCGGCGGGTACGGTTGCCCCGCTCGCCCATCGGCTGATCTGCGTGCTTGCCGCAGATGGCCGTGCGGTGGGCGAATGGAATCCGGGGCTTGCCCCCGATCGGCTTGTCGCGGGTCTTCGCGCGATGATGCTCACGCGGGCTTATGACGAACGAATGGTGCGCATGCAGCGGCAGGGCAAGACCAGCTTCTACATGAAGTGCACCGGTGAGGAAGCGGTCGCGGTGGCGGCCGCGATGGCGCTTGACGGGGACGATATGTGTTTCCCGACCTATCGCCAACAGGGTCTCTTGATCGCGCGCGATTGGCCGTTACGCGACATGATGAACCAGGTTTATTCCAACAGCGGCGACCGTCTCAAGGGCCGGCAGATGCCGGTCTTCTATTCGAGCCGCAAAGCCGGCTTTTTCTCGATCTCCGGAAATCTGGGTACGCAATACAGCCAGGCCGTCGGTTGGGCGATGGGATCGGCGGCGAGCGGCGACCACCGGATCGCCGCCGCGTGGATCGGCGACGGCGCGACCGCGGAGGGCGATTTCCACTATGCCCTGACCTTCGCGTCGGTCTATCGGGCGCCCGTCATTCTCAACATCGTCAACAATCAGTGGGCGATATCCTCGTTCGTGGGCATCGCCGGAGGCGATGAAACGACGATGGCGGCGCGCGGGCTCGGATACGGGCTTCCGGCGCTGCGCGTCGACGGCAACGACTTTCTCGCCGTCTATGCGGCGACCCGGTGGGCGGCGGAGCGGGCACGGACCAACCTCGGCGCCACGGTCATCGAGCTCGTCACCTATCGCGCCGACGCGCATTCGACGAGCGACGACCCCGCACGCTACCGACCGCGTCACGAAGGCGCGGCCTGGCCGCTCGGCGATCCGGTCGAACGGTTGAAGGCGCATCTGCTGATCGAGGGGCTTTGGGACGAGGCGCGGCACGCGGCGCTTGCCGCCGAGGTGGACGAGGTGGTGAAGCGCGAAGGCAAGGCAGCCGAAGCGCTCGGGACGCTCGGTCAGGGGCCTGGGCTCGACCCGGCGACCATGTTCGACGATGTCTATCGCGACATGCCCGCTCACCTGGTGCGACAACGCGCGCAACTGGGGCTCTGA
- a CDS encoding serine hydrolase domain-containing protein has protein sequence MAADRLRLLERHLVDRYIDSGRLAGAQLLIARHGEILFDGCWGSLDLARGTPLPDDAVYRIYSMTKPVTCVAALILIERGLLSLDDPVALHIPEWSDLGVRVSGEAGSWQAAAAERPMRIVDLFRHTAGLTYGFQNKTAVDAAYRDRAIGEPHGALTSDETIAALADIPLDFVPGSAWNYSIATDILGFIVERVGGRPLDRFMREEIFAPLGMADTGFTVRSDQARRFAASYRRLPDGTLALHDEPASSPYLAPPTFFSGGGGLVSTAHDYMCFALMLAGGGALGDARILSPLTVRLMGSNHLPGGRDIAALSRSAYSEALYAGMGFGLGVAVVTDPVRTGMLCSPGEMHWGGMASTVFWVDPAEALCVTFMTQLLPSAAYPIRRELRALVYGSLTRLGHS, from the coding sequence GTGGCGGCGGACCGCCTCCGCCTGCTCGAGCGCCACTTGGTCGATCGTTATATCGATTCCGGACGCCTTGCCGGCGCGCAGCTCCTGATCGCCCGTCATGGCGAAATCCTGTTCGACGGATGTTGGGGTTCGCTCGATCTCGCGCGCGGCACACCGCTTCCCGACGACGCGGTCTATCGCATCTACTCGATGACCAAGCCGGTGACATGCGTCGCGGCGCTGATCCTGATCGAGCGCGGGCTCCTGTCGCTCGACGACCCCGTTGCGCTCCACATTCCCGAATGGAGCGACCTCGGCGTCCGTGTTTCGGGAGAGGCCGGCAGCTGGCAGGCAGCGGCAGCCGAGCGGCCGATGCGGATCGTCGACCTGTTCCGTCACACCGCAGGGCTGACCTATGGCTTTCAGAACAAGACGGCAGTCGATGCCGCTTACAGGGACCGCGCAATCGGCGAACCCCATGGCGCCCTCACATCGGATGAAACGATCGCGGCGCTGGCCGATATTCCGCTCGATTTCGTCCCGGGCTCGGCGTGGAACTATTCGATAGCCACCGACATATTGGGATTTATCGTCGAGCGGGTCGGCGGCCGCCCGCTCGATCGTTTTATGCGCGAGGAGATATTCGCGCCGCTGGGCATGGCCGATACGGGTTTCACGGTACGCAGCGATCAGGCGCGCCGGTTCGCGGCGAGCTACCGGCGCTTGCCCGACGGGACGCTGGCGTTGCACGACGAACCCGCTTCGAGCCCCTATCTCGCCCCGCCTACCTTCTTTTCAGGTGGCGGCGGTCTCGTCTCGACCGCGCACGACTATATGTGCTTCGCGCTGATGCTCGCGGGCGGCGGCGCGCTCGGCGACGCGCGGATTCTCTCGCCTCTGACCGTCCGTCTCATGGGCAGCAACCATTTGCCGGGCGGCCGCGATATCGCCGCCCTGTCGCGCTCCGCCTACTCCGAAGCGCTCTATGCCGGCATGGGCTTCGGGCTGGGCGTGGCGGTCGTCACCGATCCGGTTCGCACCGGCATGCTTTGCAGCCCCGGCGAAATGCATTGGGGCGGCATGGCTTCGACGGTTTTCTGGGTCGACCCCGCCGAGGCGCTTTGCGTCACCTTCATGACCCAGTTGCTGCCGTCCGCGGCCTATCCGATCCGGCGCGAACTGCGCGCGCTCGTCTATGGCAGTCTGACGCGGCTCGGCCATTCCTGA
- a CDS encoding alpha-ketoacid dehydrogenase subunit beta, producing the protein MARMNMIQAINSAMDQTLRDDPSVVVFGQDVGFFGGVFRATDKLQERHGLTRVFDAPIAEGGIVAVAVGMGAYGMRPVVEIQFADYIYPAADQLISEAARLRYRTAGEWWAPLTVRAPYGGGIFGGQTHSQSPEGIFTHVAGLKTVIPSTPYDAKGLLIAAIEDDDPVLFFEPKRLYNGPFDGHHDRPVKPWSDHPASEVPEGHYTVPLGKAAVVREGGEVTVLAYGTMVHVALAASDDSGIDAEVIDLRTLAPLDLDTIRESVEKTGCCVIAHEATLTCGFGAELAALVQEHCFYHLEAPVERVAGWDTPYPHAFEWHYFPGPDRIAAAMRRATSR; encoded by the coding sequence ATGGCGCGGATGAACATGATCCAGGCGATCAATTCAGCGATGGACCAGACGTTGCGGGACGATCCGTCGGTCGTGGTGTTCGGGCAGGACGTCGGCTTCTTCGGCGGGGTATTTCGCGCCACCGACAAGCTTCAGGAGCGTCACGGACTGACGCGGGTGTTCGACGCGCCCATCGCCGAGGGCGGGATCGTCGCGGTGGCCGTTGGAATGGGCGCCTACGGCATGCGTCCGGTGGTCGAGATCCAGTTTGCCGATTATATCTACCCCGCTGCCGACCAGCTGATCTCCGAAGCGGCGCGCCTGCGTTATCGCACCGCCGGCGAATGGTGGGCACCGCTGACGGTGCGCGCCCCTTATGGCGGCGGGATTTTCGGGGGCCAGACGCATAGCCAGTCTCCCGAGGGGATATTCACGCATGTCGCGGGGCTCAAGACGGTGATCCCCTCGACACCCTATGATGCCAAGGGCCTGCTGATCGCGGCGATCGAGGACGACGACCCGGTACTCTTTTTCGAACCGAAGCGCCTTTATAACGGTCCCTTCGACGGCCATCACGATCGTCCGGTGAAACCCTGGTCCGACCATCCCGCGAGCGAGGTGCCCGAGGGGCATTACACCGTCCCGCTCGGGAAGGCGGCCGTGGTGCGCGAAGGCGGCGAGGTTACCGTCCTCGCATATGGAACGATGGTGCATGTCGCGCTCGCCGCTTCCGACGATAGCGGAATCGACGCCGAGGTGATCGACCTGCGTACGCTGGCTCCGCTCGACCTAGATACGATCAGGGAGTCGGTCGAAAAGACGGGATGCTGCGTGATCGCCCACGAGGCTACGCTGACCTGCGGCTTCGGGGCCGAGCTCGCCGCTCTCGTGCAGGAACATTGCTTCTATCATCTCGAAGCCCCGGTCGAGCGGGTAGCCGGGTGGGATACGCCCTATCCGCATGCCTTCGAATGGCACTATTTCCCCGGGCCGGACAGGATCGCCGCAGCGATGCGGCGCGCGACAAGCCGATGA
- a CDS encoding acyl-CoA dehydrogenase family protein: MVKEKSTANAAIDYRAIVRDMAPLVASEAREAEAKGDLTKPVVDIFLESELVWFMAPRELGGGASSIRTCIEVLEDLARSDGSTGWSLMATSIHTLYASGWAGDEAIDAMFGGGRRAIVAGMPGPIGKATKLADGRFRGSGRFGFASGSGYADWFLAGMTLSENGEVVRDEQGAPATVTFYLKRDQIEYVPNWDVLGLRATASNDFVVDDVTVSPDFATNVRTYTPLRGPASYRMGGLAFGAAGHCAVVLGMMKRALEEIAIIAAGKARLGYNGPIGSHPMFQKDFAVQEAAYTSLRSRVIEIFEELEREAEAGNPPTPAQFARMYQFVSWVHEVGPEVVRNCHAWAGSAGIREPSVIARCLRDASTARMHSVADPIKMVNAAPHLIEQYADQARDRG, encoded by the coding sequence ATGGTGAAGGAAAAATCCACCGCGAACGCCGCGATCGATTACCGCGCGATCGTTCGGGATATGGCGCCGCTCGTGGCCAGCGAAGCGCGCGAAGCCGAGGCGAAGGGGGATCTTACCAAGCCGGTCGTCGATATCTTCCTGGAGAGCGAACTCGTGTGGTTCATGGCGCCGCGCGAGCTCGGCGGCGGCGCGTCGAGTATCCGCACATGCATCGAGGTTCTCGAAGACCTGGCGCGATCCGACGGGTCGACCGGCTGGTCGCTCATGGCAACGTCGATCCATACGCTCTATGCCTCGGGCTGGGCTGGGGACGAAGCGATCGATGCCATGTTCGGAGGCGGGCGCCGCGCGATCGTCGCTGGCATGCCGGGGCCCATCGGAAAGGCGACGAAGCTCGCCGACGGCCGGTTCCGCGGATCGGGCCGGTTCGGTTTCGCGAGCGGTTCGGGCTATGCCGACTGGTTTCTGGCAGGGATGACCCTCTCCGAGAATGGCGAGGTCGTTCGGGATGAGCAGGGCGCTCCGGCAACCGTCACTTTCTATCTCAAACGAGATCAGATCGAATATGTGCCCAACTGGGATGTGCTCGGCCTGCGCGCGACGGCAAGCAATGATTTCGTCGTCGACGACGTGACAGTTTCGCCCGATTTCGCGACAAATGTGCGCACCTATACGCCGCTGCGCGGTCCTGCGAGCTATCGTATGGGCGGCCTTGCGTTCGGCGCCGCCGGCCACTGCGCGGTGGTCCTCGGCATGATGAAGCGGGCGCTCGAGGAGATCGCGATCATCGCGGCCGGCAAGGCTCGGCTCGGCTATAATGGACCGATCGGCAGCCACCCCATGTTCCAGAAGGATTTCGCGGTCCAGGAGGCTGCCTACACCTCGCTGCGTTCGCGTGTCATCGAGATTTTCGAGGAGCTCGAACGCGAGGCCGAGGCCGGCAATCCGCCGACGCCGGCCCAGTTCGCGCGTATGTATCAGTTCGTTTCGTGGGTACATGAGGTCGGTCCCGAGGTGGTCCGCAATTGTCATGCCTGGGCGGGTTCGGCTGGCATTCGCGAACCCAGCGTCATCGCGCGCTGCCTGCGCGACGCCTCGACCGCGCGGATGCACTCGGTCGCCGACCCGATCAAGATGGTCAATGCGGCGCCGCATCTGATCGAGCAATATGCGGACCAGGCGCGCGATCGCGGCTGA